In a single window of the Massilia oculi genome:
- a CDS encoding acyltransferase family protein translates to MGSDNLSPQHAAYAFGLDLVRFGCALMVALFHFTWRMPNEADIMPFGWVGVQVFFVVSGVVIANSAIASTPYRFARNRFLRLYPAAWIVAAISFAILSVVPAPAYHALGIGVNPAWRALASSVVLVGEEALATAYWTLPIEIAFYALVFIVLLRARAGLRAVARLLAVASSAYLVSLFYLVASTSGPGALDLGYGLKNMLLLRHGVFFAIGIYLWMATQRQPLDRSDRVLFGLSLGAAALEIVCRSVSLTTIFAAGDAGPLDIRWVTVGALLSFAALLAVIRVSLVNAQRWTPSARAGARIRMLGLVTYPFYLAHEVVGGAILVAATGNGLGRPAGLALAIAATLAVAWPIAALAEPALRQAIVRGARWVRGSGARTTMTLGANGRLPK, encoded by the coding sequence TTGGGCAGCGACAATTTATCACCGCAACACGCAGCCTATGCATTCGGCCTGGACCTGGTCCGCTTCGGCTGCGCACTGATGGTGGCGCTGTTTCACTTTACCTGGCGGATGCCGAACGAGGCCGATATCATGCCGTTCGGTTGGGTCGGGGTACAGGTCTTCTTCGTCGTTTCGGGCGTCGTCATCGCCAACTCGGCCATCGCCTCCACGCCCTACCGGTTCGCCCGCAACCGCTTCCTGCGCCTGTATCCGGCGGCCTGGATCGTCGCCGCGATCAGCTTCGCGATCCTGTCGGTCGTGCCCGCGCCGGCCTATCACGCGCTGGGCATCGGCGTGAATCCCGCGTGGCGGGCGCTGGCCAGCTCCGTGGTGCTGGTGGGCGAGGAAGCGCTGGCCACCGCCTATTGGACCTTGCCGATCGAAATCGCCTTCTATGCCCTGGTGTTCATCGTACTGCTGCGGGCAAGGGCGGGGCTGCGCGCGGTGGCGCGGCTGCTGGCCGTGGCCAGCAGCGCCTATCTGGTTTCCCTGTTCTACCTGGTGGCGTCGACGTCGGGTCCGGGCGCGCTCGACCTCGGCTACGGCCTGAAGAACATGCTCCTGCTGCGCCACGGGGTCTTCTTCGCGATCGGGATCTATTTGTGGATGGCGACGCAGCGGCAGCCGCTGGACCGCAGCGACCGGGTCCTGTTCGGGCTGTCCCTGGGCGCGGCGGCGCTCGAGATCGTCTGCCGCTCGGTGAGCCTGACGACCATCTTTGCCGCCGGCGACGCGGGGCCCCTGGACATCAGGTGGGTGACGGTCGGCGCGCTGCTGTCCTTCGCGGCCCTGCTGGCGGTGATCCGCGTCTCCTTGGTCAATGCGCAGCGCTGGACGCCTTCCGCGCGCGCGGGGGCCAGGATACGGATGCTCGGCCTGGTCACCTATCCGTTCTACCTGGCGCACGAGGTGGTCGGCGGGGCGATCCTCGTTGCCGCCACCGGCAATGGCCTGGGCCGGCCTGCCGGCCTGGCGCTGGCCATCGCCGCGACGCTTGCCGTGGCCTGGCCGATCGCCGCGCTCGCCGAACCGGCCCTCAGGCAGGCGATCGTCCGCGGCGCGAGATGGGTGCGCGGTTCGGGCGCGCGCACCACGATGACCCTGGGCGCCAACGGGCGGCTGCCGAAATAG
- the pstA gene encoding phosphate ABC transporter permease PstA — MNTTIKNPVYRKRLLAHRVGITLSVLAMGIGLAFLAWILGTLLYNGFGALAGTLFTNDTPAPGTPGGGLRNAIVGSLMMVGLSTLVSTPIGILAGIYLAEYGENNKFAQVTRFVTDIMLSAPSIVIGLFVYAIYVANVQHFSGYAGAIALSLIAVPVVVRTTDNMLRLVPSSLLEAAYALGAPHWKVAMTVRLRAVKAGVVTGVLLAVARVAGETAPLLFTALNNQFYSHDMNAPLANLPVVIYQFAMSPYDDWRSLAWGGALLVTATVLLLNIISRTMFAQKTPR, encoded by the coding sequence ATGAATACGACAATTAAGAACCCCGTCTATCGCAAGCGCCTGCTGGCCCACCGCGTCGGCATCACGCTGTCGGTGCTGGCCATGGGCATCGGCCTGGCCTTCCTGGCCTGGATCCTGGGCACGCTGCTGTACAACGGCTTCGGCGCCCTGGCCGGCACCCTGTTCACGAACGACACCCCGGCCCCGGGCACGCCGGGCGGCGGGCTGCGTAACGCCATCGTCGGCTCGCTGATGATGGTCGGCCTGTCGACCCTGGTCAGCACCCCGATCGGCATCCTGGCCGGCATCTATTTGGCCGAGTACGGCGAGAACAACAAGTTCGCGCAAGTGACCCGCTTCGTGACCGACATCATGCTGTCGGCGCCATCGATCGTGATCGGCCTGTTCGTGTATGCGATCTACGTCGCCAACGTCCAGCACTTCTCGGGCTATGCCGGCGCGATCGCGCTGTCCCTGATCGCGGTGCCGGTCGTGGTGCGCACCACCGACAATATGCTGCGCCTGGTGCCGTCGAGCCTGCTGGAAGCGGCCTATGCCCTCGGCGCGCCGCACTGGAAGGTGGCGATGACGGTGCGCCTGCGCGCCGTGAAGGCCGGCGTCGTGACCGGCGTGCTGCTGGCCGTGGCCCGCGTGGCCGGCGAGACCGCGCCGCTGCTGTTCACCGCGCTGAACAACCAGTTCTACAGCCACGACATGAATGCGCCGCTGGCCAACCTGCCGGTCGTGATCTACCAGTTCGCGATGAGCCCTTACGATGACTGGCGTTCGCTGGCCTGGGGTGGTGCACTGCTCGTGACCGCTACCGTGCTGCTGCTGAACATCATTTCGCGCACCATGTTTGCCCAAAAGACCCCGCGTTAA
- the pstB gene encoding phosphate ABC transporter ATP-binding protein PstB, with protein sequence MNQAMLNTTPAPAAAKAKTIEIQGLNFFYGKTQSLKNVSLDIHAKQVTAFIGPSGCGKSTLLRTLNRMYDLYPGQRAEGSIIYRGRNILEPGVDVNMLRAKVGMVFQKPTPFPMSIYDNIAFGVRLYENLSKGEMDERVEWALKKAALWEEAKDKLNKSGLSLSGGQQQRLCIARGVAVKPDVLLLDEPTSALDPISTAKIEELISELKQDYTITIVTHNMQQAARCSDYTAYMYLGELVEFGETDQIFMNPARKETQDYITGRFG encoded by the coding sequence ATGAACCAAGCCATGCTCAATACGACTCCGGCGCCGGCCGCCGCCAAAGCCAAGACGATCGAAATCCAGGGCCTGAACTTCTTTTACGGCAAAACGCAGAGTCTGAAAAATGTGTCGCTCGACATCCACGCCAAGCAGGTGACGGCCTTCATCGGCCCGTCGGGCTGCGGCAAGTCGACCCTGCTGCGCACTCTGAACCGGATGTACGACCTGTACCCGGGCCAGCGCGCAGAGGGTTCGATCATATACCGCGGCCGCAACATCCTGGAGCCGGGTGTCGACGTCAACATGCTGCGCGCCAAGGTCGGCATGGTGTTCCAGAAGCCGACGCCATTCCCGATGTCGATCTACGACAACATCGCCTTCGGCGTGCGCCTGTACGAAAACCTGTCGAAGGGCGAGATGGACGAGCGCGTCGAGTGGGCCCTGAAAAAGGCGGCGCTGTGGGAAGAAGCCAAGGACAAGTTGAACAAGAGCGGCCTGTCGCTGTCGGGCGGCCAGCAGCAGCGTCTGTGCATCGCGCGCGGCGTGGCGGTCAAGCCGGATGTGTTGCTGCTCGACGAACCGACCTCGGCGCTGGACCCGATCTCGACCGCCAAGATCGAGGAACTGATCAGCGAGCTGAAGCAGGATTACACGATCACCATCGTCACCCATAATATGCAACAAGCCGCGCGTTGCTCGGATTACACTGCCTACATGTATCTTGGCGAGCTGGTCGAATTCGGCGAGACCGACCAGATCTTCATGAATCCGGCGCGCAAGGAAACGCAAGACTATATTACCGGCCGCTTCGGCTGA
- the phoR gene encoding phosphate regulon sensor histidine kinase PhoR, with translation MNPKLLFWVPALLRTALLFAAAGVVWWWFGPVAGLALALAGMAAAVFTQLSYLYKLGEWLDEPHSTRLPDGWGAWTDAFARLYRLRRDDERHQAELTEWLARFRQAMHLLPEGVAIMDDVLFLEWCNPAAEKHLGLTMERDKGLRVTNLVRHPDFIDYIVLGRYEQPLTLSFRGRKLECRIIPFENRRQILVTHDATDTERIEAMRRDFIANASHELRTPLTVIVGFLEIAMSDPGIDVATRMAHLNLMTEQAHRMQRLIQDMLTLSRLESDEYPLKRERVDVRSLVESIAAEARALSGGRHQIEVAVDGPDVMGSMEELRSAFANLASNAVRYSPNGGTIRLAWTRRADALSFAVTDCGIGIDPEHIPRLTERFYRVDKSRSRETQGTGLGLAIVKHVLLRHGGKLTITSQPGKGSTFSAALPNTSLPA, from the coding sequence ATGAATCCCAAGCTGCTGTTCTGGGTGCCGGCGCTGCTGCGCACGGCGCTGTTGTTCGCCGCGGCCGGCGTGGTGTGGTGGTGGTTCGGCCCCGTGGCCGGACTGGCGCTGGCCCTGGCCGGCATGGCGGCCGCCGTGTTCACGCAACTGTCGTACCTGTACAAGCTGGGCGAGTGGCTGGACGAGCCGCACAGCACGCGCCTGCCGGACGGCTGGGGCGCCTGGACCGATGCGTTCGCGCGCTTGTATCGTCTCAGGCGCGACGACGAGCGCCACCAGGCCGAACTGACCGAGTGGCTGGCGCGCTTCCGCCAGGCGATGCACCTGCTGCCGGAAGGCGTGGCCATCATGGACGACGTGCTGTTCCTGGAGTGGTGCAACCCGGCGGCGGAGAAGCACCTGGGCCTGACGATGGAGCGCGACAAGGGCCTGCGCGTCACGAACCTGGTGCGCCATCCGGACTTCATCGACTACATCGTGCTGGGGCGCTACGAGCAGCCGCTGACGCTGTCGTTCCGCGGCCGCAAGCTGGAATGCCGCATCATCCCGTTCGAGAACCGGCGCCAGATCCTGGTGACGCACGACGCCACCGACACCGAGCGCATCGAGGCGATGCGGCGCGACTTCATCGCCAACGCCTCGCACGAGCTGCGCACGCCGCTGACGGTGATCGTTGGCTTCCTGGAGATCGCGATGTCCGACCCGGGCATCGACGTCGCCACGCGGATGGCGCACCTGAACCTGATGACGGAGCAGGCGCACCGGATGCAGCGCCTGATCCAGGACATGCTGACCCTGTCGCGGCTGGAGTCGGACGAGTATCCGCTCAAGCGCGAGCGGGTGGACGTGCGCAGCCTGGTCGAATCGATCGCCGCGGAGGCGCGCGCCCTGTCGGGCGGCCGGCACCAGATCGAGGTGGCGGTCGACGGCCCCGACGTGATGGGCAGCATGGAAGAACTGCGCAGCGCCTTCGCCAACCTGGCCTCGAACGCGGTGCGCTACTCGCCGAACGGCGGCACGATCCGCCTGGCCTGGACCCGTCGCGCCGACGCCCTGAGTTTCGCGGTGACGGATTGCGGCATCGGCATCGACCCCGAACACATCCCGCGCCTGACCGAGCGCTTCTACCGCGTCGACAAGAGCCGTTCGCGCGAGACCCAAGGCACCGGCCTCGGCCTGGCAATCGTCAAGCACGTCCTGCTGCGCCACGGCGGCAAGCTGACGATCACCTCACAGCCAGGCAAGGGCAGCACCTTCTCCGCCGCGCTTCCCAACACCTCGCTGCCCGCCTGA
- a CDS encoding DUF3325 domain-containing protein: MSALILAGAALAYSGFAAKGLSIDRHYADIHGRGAEPDAGLRLGLRLLGWLALALSFGACIAASGWHIGPVVWCGVLSLAAWSVTLLLQYAPRRAIQAAWIGVPALAVLVALLA, from the coding sequence ATGAGTGCGCTGATCCTGGCCGGCGCCGCGCTGGCGTATAGCGGCTTCGCCGCCAAGGGCCTGTCGATCGACCGCCATTACGCCGACATCCACGGCCGCGGCGCGGAACCGGACGCGGGCCTGCGCCTGGGTTTGCGCCTGCTCGGCTGGCTCGCACTGGCGCTGTCCTTCGGCGCCTGCATCGCGGCCAGCGGCTGGCATATCGGACCGGTCGTGTGGTGCGGCGTGCTGTCGCTGGCCGCCTGGAGCGTCACGCTGCTGCTGCAGTATGCGCCGCGCCGGGCGATCCAGGCGGCCTGGATCGGCGTGCCGGCGCTGGCCGTGCTGGTGGCCCTGCTGGCTTGA
- the pstS gene encoding phosphate ABC transporter substrate-binding protein PstS has protein sequence MRMKHLLVSIALAATAFSASAQNVNITGAGATFPYPIYAKWAELYKAASGVGLNYQSVGSGAGIKQIKAKTVDFGASDMPLAANELNAAGLFQFPAIMGGVVPIVNLDGIAPGQMKLSGAVIADIYMGKIVKWNAPQIAALNPGVKLPATDITVVRRADSSGTSFLWTDYLSKVSPTWKSTIGAGTTVKWAVGVGGKGNEGVAANVQRIKGGIGYVEWAYAKKNKMAHTQLQGADGAWLQPSDDAFKAAAAGADWKGTPGFAVVLTHQPGKGAWPVTGASYILVHKTQDAAKGQQVLKFFDWAYKNGAPSAAELDYVPMPAEVTKLVQEAWRANLKDASGKALW, from the coding sequence ATGCGCATGAAGCACCTCCTCGTCTCGATCGCCCTGGCCGCAACGGCATTCTCCGCCAGCGCCCAGAACGTCAACATCACCGGCGCCGGCGCGACCTTCCCATACCCGATCTATGCCAAGTGGGCCGAGCTGTACAAGGCGGCTTCCGGTGTCGGCCTGAACTACCAGTCGGTGGGTTCGGGCGCCGGCATCAAGCAGATCAAGGCCAAGACCGTCGATTTCGGCGCGTCCGACATGCCGCTGGCGGCGAACGAACTGAATGCGGCCGGCCTGTTCCAGTTCCCGGCCATCATGGGCGGCGTGGTGCCGATCGTGAACCTGGATGGCATCGCTCCGGGCCAGATGAAACTGAGCGGCGCCGTCATCGCCGACATCTATATGGGCAAGATCGTCAAGTGGAACGCGCCGCAGATCGCCGCGCTGAACCCGGGCGTCAAGCTGCCGGCCACCGACATCACCGTCGTGCGCCGCGCCGACAGCTCGGGCACCTCGTTCCTGTGGACCGACTACCTGAGCAAGGTCAGCCCGACCTGGAAATCGACCATCGGCGCCGGCACCACCGTCAAGTGGGCGGTGGGCGTGGGCGGCAAGGGTAATGAAGGCGTGGCCGCCAACGTGCAGCGCATCAAGGGCGGCATCGGCTATGTCGAGTGGGCCTACGCCAAGAAGAACAAGATGGCGCACACCCAGCTGCAAGGCGCCGACGGCGCCTGGCTGCAGCCTTCGGACGACGCCTTCAAGGCCGCCGCCGCCGGCGCCGACTGGAAGGGCACCCCGGGCTTCGCGGTGGTATTGACCCACCAGCCGGGCAAGGGCGCATGGCCCGTGACCGGCGCCTCGTACATCCTGGTCCACAAGACCCAGGACGCAGCCAAGGGCCAGCAAGTGCTGAAATTCTTCGACTGGGCCTACAAGAACGGCGCTCCGTCGGCCGCCGAGCTGGACTACGTGCCGATGCCGGCCGAAGTCACCAAGCTGGTGCAGGAAGCCTGGCGCGCCAACCTGAAGGACGCGTCCGGCAAGGCGCTCTGGTAA
- the phoU gene encoding phosphate signaling complex protein PhoU, producing MTGEHSSKQYDQELEGIRSQVLLMGGMVETQFEEALECFRIGDIARAERVMAEDQAVNQLEVSLDDACSHLIVKRQPTANDLRTVMATIKVITDLERIGDEATKVARTAKSLHERGTTGFAHYDMIRTIAKATSELLHDSLDAFARLDGKQALQIIAGDEVVDHEFRTILRTMVTYMMEDPRTISSALDTLWVAKAIERIGDHAKNIAEYVIYVVEGRDIRHSKVILDDQPAA from the coding sequence ATGACAGGCGAGCATTCATCCAAGCAGTACGACCAGGAACTCGAGGGCATCCGTTCCCAGGTCTTGCTGATGGGCGGCATGGTGGAAACCCAGTTCGAGGAAGCGCTCGAGTGCTTCCGCATCGGCGACATCGCGCGCGCCGAGCGCGTGATGGCCGAAGACCAGGCCGTCAACCAGCTCGAAGTCTCGCTCGACGACGCCTGCAGCCACCTGATCGTCAAGCGCCAGCCGACCGCCAACGACCTGCGCACCGTGATGGCCACCATCAAGGTCATCACCGATCTGGAGCGCATCGGCGACGAGGCGACCAAGGTCGCGCGCACCGCGAAAAGCCTGCACGAGCGCGGCACCACCGGCTTCGCCCACTACGACATGATCCGCACCATCGCCAAGGCGACTTCGGAACTGCTGCACGATTCGCTGGACGCGTTTGCCCGCCTGGACGGCAAGCAGGCCTTGCAGATCATCGCCGGCGACGAGGTGGTCGACCACGAGTTCCGCACCATCCTGCGCACCATGGTCACCTACATGATGGAAGACCCGCGCACGATCTCGTCGGCGCTGGACACGCTGTGGGTGGCGAAGGCGATCGAGCGCATCGGCGACCACGCCAAGAACATCGCGGAATACGTGATCTACGTGGTCGAAGGCCGCGACATCCGTCACAGCAAGGTGATCCTCGACGACCAGCCGGCGGCTTGA
- a CDS encoding PepSY-associated TM helix domain-containing protein, whose product MKEGLRQSMAWVHTWSGLLVCWLLLLVFMGGTAAYYKHEITFWMKPELHKAADAPSKVTPAESATLAVRELQQRAPKANAWFLDLPHERNPLIYASWTNPPRKGMSREERRAAFRTQNFTLDPMTGEHTAAPRDTRGGEFLYRLHFDLYYMSAIWGRWIVGIAAMSMLVAIVSGVITHKRIFEDFFTFRPRKGQRSWLDAHNATAVLALPFHLMITYTGLVTLMFMYMPSPTMALYGAEQNVMFADVFPNAERVKPAKQFAPLADIGPMLLQAERTWGQAPTRIVVSNPNDANARVALHRPSGQQLSNIEPTMTFDGVSGALLSGPKPMSTTLDARAAIYGLHVAHFADPLLRALFFVCGLAGTAMVATGALLWGVKERQKYARAIAKGGKAGVGVRLVDALNIGAIAGLPIAFAVYFWANRLLPVEIAQRTNLEANCFFVAWGLAALLAQIRPTRAMWRFQLTLGAMLLAGIPVLNALTTDTHLGVTLFGGPALHAVAGFDLVVLALGLLLGYAAWWLGRPKKPAAASMRAPADVKADVTTDKLEAA is encoded by the coding sequence ATGAAAGAAGGCCTGCGCCAATCGATGGCCTGGGTGCACACCTGGTCCGGCCTGCTGGTGTGCTGGCTGCTGCTGCTGGTGTTCATGGGCGGCACCGCCGCCTACTACAAGCACGAGATCACGTTCTGGATGAAGCCCGAACTGCACAAGGCGGCCGATGCGCCCTCGAAGGTGACGCCAGCCGAATCGGCCACGCTCGCGGTGCGCGAACTGCAGCAGCGCGCCCCGAAGGCCAATGCCTGGTTCCTCGACCTGCCGCACGAGCGTAATCCGCTGATCTACGCCAGCTGGACCAATCCGCCGCGCAAGGGCATGAGCCGCGAAGAGCGGCGCGCCGCCTTCCGCACCCAGAACTTCACGCTCGATCCCATGACCGGCGAGCATACCGCCGCCCCGCGCGACACCCGCGGCGGCGAGTTCCTGTACCGCCTGCACTTCGACCTGTACTACATGTCGGCGATCTGGGGCCGCTGGATCGTCGGCATCGCCGCCATGTCCATGCTGGTGGCGATCGTCAGCGGCGTGATCACGCACAAGCGCATCTTCGAGGATTTCTTCACCTTCCGCCCCAGAAAGGGCCAGCGCTCGTGGCTGGACGCGCACAACGCGACGGCGGTGCTGGCCCTGCCGTTCCACCTGATGATCACGTATACCGGCCTGGTCACGCTGATGTTCATGTACATGCCCTCGCCCACCATGGCGCTGTACGGCGCCGAGCAGAACGTCATGTTCGCGGACGTGTTCCCGAATGCCGAGCGGGTGAAGCCGGCGAAACAATTCGCGCCGCTGGCCGACATCGGGCCGATGCTGCTGCAGGCCGAGCGCACCTGGGGCCAGGCGCCGACCCGGATCGTGGTGAGCAATCCGAACGACGCCAACGCCCGGGTGGCGCTGCATCGTCCTTCGGGCCAGCAGTTGTCGAACATCGAACCCACCATGACCTTCGACGGCGTGAGCGGCGCGCTGCTGTCAGGGCCCAAGCCGATGAGCACGACGCTGGACGCGCGCGCCGCGATCTACGGCCTGCATGTGGCCCACTTCGCCGACCCGCTGCTGCGCGCGCTGTTCTTCGTGTGCGGCCTGGCCGGCACCGCGATGGTCGCCACCGGCGCCCTGCTGTGGGGCGTGAAGGAGCGCCAGAAATACGCCAGGGCGATCGCGAAAGGCGGCAAGGCCGGCGTCGGGGTGCGCCTGGTCGACGCCCTGAACATCGGCGCCATCGCCGGCCTGCCGATCGCCTTCGCCGTCTACTTCTGGGCCAACCGCCTGCTGCCGGTCGAGATCGCGCAGCGCACGAACCTCGAGGCCAACTGCTTCTTCGTCGCCTGGGGTCTGGCGGCGCTGCTGGCGCAGATTCGCCCGACGCGCGCGATGTGGCGCTTCCAGCTGACGCTGGGCGCCATGCTGCTGGCCGGGATTCCGGTGCTGAACGCGCTCACCACCGACACCCATCTGGGCGTGACCCTGTTCGGCGGTCCGGCCCTGCACGCGGTGGCCGGCTTCGACCTGGTGGTGCTGGCGCTCGGCCTGCTGCTCGGCTACGCGGCCTGGTGGCTGGGCAGGCCGAAGAAGCCGGCGGCGGCATCAATGCGCGCGCCGGCCGACGTGAAGGCCGACGTGACCACCGACAAGCTGGAGGCTGCATGA
- a CDS encoding PilZ domain-containing protein → MFQDQRKSPRKVYRTKAMLAMDGQPPVGGKTTDVGANGVSVSLADPLAVGQGGQLSFDLLVEGSFVTINTRVKVSYCIFSSGEFKVGFQFLQPDLAAVTALARFMR, encoded by the coding sequence GTGTTTCAAGACCAACGGAAATCCCCACGCAAGGTGTACCGCACCAAGGCCATGCTCGCCATGGACGGCCAGCCGCCGGTCGGCGGCAAGACCACCGACGTCGGCGCCAACGGCGTGAGCGTCAGCCTGGCCGATCCGCTGGCGGTCGGGCAGGGCGGGCAACTGTCCTTCGACCTGCTGGTCGAGGGCAGCTTCGTGACCATCAATACGCGGGTCAAGGTGTCATACTGCATCTTCAGCAGCGGCGAGTTCAAGGTCGGCTTCCAGTTCCTGCAACCCGACCTGGCGGCGGTGACGGCGCTGGCGCGCTTCATGCGCTGA
- the radA gene encoding DNA repair protein RadA, translated as MAKAKTNYTCSECGAIATRWTGQCADCKAWNTMVETVVDTPGVNRMSQTPHRSLAQTAPVLSLADIEAIDVPRFGTGIEEFDRVLGGGLVAGGVVLIGGDPGIGKSTLLLQALSSLSAVRSTLYVSGEESGAQIALRARRLAVDAKDLKLQAEIQLEKILGTIADLKPDVVVIDSIQTMYSDALTSAPGSVAQVRECAAQLTRVAKQTGVTIILVGHVTKEGALAGPRVLEHIVDTVLYFEGDTQSSYRLVRAIKNRFGAVNELGVFAMTEKGLKGVSNPSALFLSQHDSQVPGSCVMVTQEGTRPLLVEIQALVDASHLPNARRLSVGLEQNRLAMLLAVLHRHAGIAAFDQDVFINAVGGVKITEPAADLAVLLAINSSMRNKPLPRGLVVFGEVGLAGEIRPAPRGQERLREAAKLGFSLALIPKSNAPKAKIEGMSIIAVERIEEAFSKLREID; from the coding sequence ATGGCAAAAGCGAAAACCAATTACACCTGCAGCGAGTGCGGCGCGATCGCCACCCGCTGGACCGGCCAGTGCGCCGACTGCAAGGCCTGGAACACGATGGTCGAGACCGTCGTCGACACGCCCGGCGTCAACCGCATGTCGCAGACCCCGCACCGCAGCCTGGCGCAGACGGCGCCAGTGCTGTCGCTGGCCGACATCGAGGCGATCGACGTGCCGCGCTTCGGCACCGGCATCGAGGAATTCGACCGCGTGCTGGGCGGCGGCCTGGTGGCCGGCGGCGTGGTCCTGATCGGCGGCGACCCCGGCATCGGCAAGTCGACCCTGCTGCTGCAGGCGCTGTCGAGCCTGTCCGCGGTGCGCAGCACGCTCTATGTGAGCGGCGAGGAATCCGGCGCCCAGATCGCGCTGCGGGCGCGCCGCCTTGCGGTGGATGCGAAAGACCTGAAACTGCAGGCCGAGATCCAGCTCGAGAAAATCCTCGGCACGATCGCCGACCTCAAGCCGGACGTGGTGGTGATCGACTCGATCCAGACCATGTATTCGGATGCGCTGACCTCGGCCCCCGGCTCGGTGGCCCAGGTGCGCGAATGCGCGGCCCAGCTCACGCGGGTGGCCAAGCAGACCGGCGTCACCATCATCCTGGTCGGCCACGTCACCAAGGAAGGTGCGTTGGCCGGCCCGCGCGTGCTGGAGCACATCGTCGACACCGTGCTGTACTTCGAGGGCGATACGCAGTCGAGCTACCGCCTGGTGCGGGCAATCAAGAACCGCTTCGGCGCGGTGAACGAACTGGGCGTGTTCGCGATGACCGAGAAGGGCCTGAAAGGGGTGTCGAATCCTTCCGCCCTGTTCCTGTCGCAGCACGACAGCCAGGTCCCGGGTTCCTGCGTGATGGTGACGCAGGAGGGCACCAGGCCGCTGTTGGTGGAAATTCAGGCGCTGGTCGACGCCAGCCACCTGCCCAACGCGCGCCGCCTGTCGGTCGGCCTGGAACAGAACCGCCTGGCGATGCTGCTGGCGGTCCTGCACCGCCACGCCGGCATCGCGGCCTTCGACCAGGACGTGTTCATCAACGCGGTCGGCGGCGTCAAGATCACCGAACCGGCGGCCGACCTGGCCGTGTTGCTGGCGATCAACTCGTCGATGCGCAACAAGCCGCTGCCGCGCGGGCTGGTGGTGTTCGGCGAGGTCGGCCTGGCCGGCGAGATCCGGCCGGCGCCGCGCGGCCAGGAGCGCCTGCGCGAAGCGGCCAAGCTGGGCTTCTCGCTGGCGCTGATCCCGAAATCGAACGCACCGAAGGCGAAGATCGAGGGCATGAGCATCATCGCCGTCGAACGCATCGAGGAGGCGTTCAGCAAGTTGCGCGAGATCGACTGA
- a CDS encoding response regulator has protein sequence MADNTSVLVVEDEPAIVELVTYSLREAGWDIRTADTAAGAWESISRGKPDLLLLDWMLPDQSGLRLLSRLRADRDFQDLPVIMLTAKSMEEDKLAGLNNGADDYITKPFSPRELLARSRALLRRKSPHLAEAPLRAGTVTLDPNSCTVTVENQQIDIGNAEYKLLKYLMAHRERVFSRAQLLDKVWGDHAVIEERTVDVHVLRLRKALKSADGLIRTVRSVGYMLSEK, from the coding sequence ATGGCGGACAATACCTCCGTCCTGGTGGTCGAAGACGAGCCGGCGATCGTCGAGCTGGTGACGTATTCGCTGCGCGAGGCAGGGTGGGACATCCGCACCGCCGACACCGCCGCCGGCGCCTGGGAAAGCATCAGCCGGGGCAAGCCCGACCTGCTGCTGCTGGACTGGATGCTGCCCGACCAGAGCGGCCTGCGCTTGCTGTCGCGGCTGCGCGCCGACCGCGATTTCCAGGACCTGCCGGTGATCATGCTGACGGCAAAGAGCATGGAAGAGGACAAGCTGGCGGGCCTGAACAACGGCGCCGACGACTACATCACCAAGCCGTTCTCGCCACGCGAGCTGCTGGCGCGTTCGCGCGCGCTGCTGCGCCGTAAATCGCCGCACCTGGCCGAGGCGCCGCTGCGCGCCGGCACGGTGACGCTCGATCCGAACAGCTGCACGGTGACGGTCGAGAACCAGCAGATCGACATCGGCAATGCGGAGTACAAGCTCCTGAAGTACCTGATGGCGCATCGGGAGCGCGTGTTCTCGCGCGCCCAGCTGCTCGACAAGGTGTGGGGCGACCACGCGGTGATCGAGGAGCGTACGGTCGACGTGCACGTGCTGCGGCTGCGCAAGGCGCTCAAGAGCGCGGACGGTTTGATCCGGACCGTGCGCAGCGTCGGCTACATGCTGTCCGAGAAATAA